The genomic window CCTGCTGGGACTGCTCGCGGCCGCGGCGGTCGCCGGCGCATCCGTGCAGTTCCGCCGCGACGGCTATCGCCGCACGCCGACCCTGCCTCGCTGACCTCCGTGTCCGACGCCGGTCCGCCGACGGGACTCATCACCGCACACACGATCCACCATCCGCATCCACGGAAAGACCTCACCATGAACTCCGCAGCTCTCGCCCCCGCACCGTCCACTCGCGGCATCCGGCGCTGGACCCTTCCCGGGCGCATGCTCCGACGCATCTCCGCCGGGGTCGCGCGTGGCCGGTCGCACTTCCTCGAGGACCTGGACCCTCGGGAGGTCCACCGCCTCCAGCAGGAGGCCGACTCGCTCCGCACCGAGAACTTCCGCACCGTGGCGGTCGGTCGGCTCATCTGAGCCGCTCGATCGAGTCAGCGGTCCGGAGGCGGACGGAGATGCAGGGCGGCATCGGCGCGACTCGCGCGCCGATGCCGCCCCTTCCCGGCTCACGGCGCCGGAAGCCCCGGCAGCCGTGAGGTCTCTCAGCTACACGGGTTGCCGGCGGAGACGGTGCCGTTCTGCACCTTCATCACGCCCGCCCCGATCGCGTAGTCCTTGCCGCCGTTGTTGTCCCACGAGCCCGAGCCGTTGTTGAACGCGGCGGTGACGCCGGTCGCACCGCCGAGGTCGATCGTCCTGACCTTCCAGCCCGCGCAGGCGTTCGCCATCGCGACGCCCGGCACGGCCGTCCACGAGCCCGAGCCCACCTGGTAGTGGATGTTCGCGGTGCTCCATCCGGTGGCGTAGTAGACGGTCGTCGTGGTCGGTTGCGCGGCGCACGGGTTCGTCGACGAGACCACCCCGTTGTTCACCGCGGCGACGGGGCCGGCCAGGGCGTAGTCGGCCCCGCCGTTGTTGTCCCAGGAGCCCGAGCCGTTGTTGAACGCCGCGGTGATGCCCGTCGCCGAGCCGAGGTCGATGATCTTCGACACCCAGCCCGTGCAGGCCGCGCCCATCTGCGCACCCGGCACCGTGGTCCACGTGCCGGAGCCCACGCGGTAGTGCACGTAGTGGTTCGTCCAGCCCTTGGTCGACGCGTAGTACACCGTCATGGTCGAGCCCGACGGCGGCGGGGTCGTGCCCGATCCGCCCGCCTTCGCCCCCGCGTGAAGGGCCAGCGCCGTGTCGGCGCCGACGGAGGCGGTGAAGCGACCGCTCGAGTCGACCGTGATGACGCCGCCGGCGCTGCATCCGCTCGCCGTCGGCAGCCCGGCGATGACGTTGCAGTACTGCCCGGCGGGGAGCGAGGTCTGCCAGGTGCGGTCGATCGCCGCGGTGCCGCGGTTGATGGCGACGAAGCCCTTGTCGGCCCGACCGAAGGCGATCGCCGACGAGCCGTTGTCCCACTTGTCCGTGATCGCCGTGCCGTACGTGGCCGTGCGGAAGCCCACCATGTTCTCGATGGCGGTCCGGGCGTGCGTGCAGGTCCATCCGTTCTGCCCGCAGACGGCGTCGACGACCTCGCCGTTTCCGGCGAGCGCCGGACCGGCGTCCGTGTTCGAGAACGCGTAGCCGGAGTGGACGGAGGGCGAGCCGTAGTTCCACGCCAATGTGAACACCTGCGCGAGGTCGTAGGCCGCGCCGTCCTTGTAGTTCAGCGTCTCGCCGTTGCGCTCGGTGTCGTGGTTGTCGACGAAGACCGCGGCGTTGGCGTTCGGCAGGAAGCCCGACCAGGTCGGGCCGATGCCGCTGCCGCTGATCAGCCAGTTCAGCGTCCGGCCGCCGAACGCCTCCTTGAGCTTGCGGGCGAACGCGAACTCGTGGATGTCGCCAAGACTCGTGTACTCCTCGGGCTGGATCGGCTCGTTCGCGCGGATGACCTCCTGCACGACGTACATGCGCGCGCGGTCGTTGACCCGGGAGAGGATGCCCTGCATGTCGGTGGCCGCGATGTGCTTGACCGCGTCGATCCGGAACCCGTCGACGCCGAGCGAGACCAGGTCGTTGAGGTAGGCGGCGATGCGGCCCTGGACGTACGACGATCCGGTGTTCAGGTCGGCGAGATTGACGAGGTTGCACTCCTGCACCTCCCACCGGTCCTGGTAGTTCGCGATGTCTCGGCGGCACGAGTGGAAGTCCTGCGACTGGTAGGTCCCGGGGTAGTCGTAGTGCTGGTACGCCGAGCCCGCCCAGCCGACGCCGCCGTCGCTGTCGCCGCTCATGTGGTTGATCACGGCGTCGGCGATGACCTTCACGCCCGCGGCGTGGCAGGTGTCGACCATGGCCTTGAACTCGGCGCGCGTGCCGAGCCTGGACTCGACCCGGTAGCTCACGGGCTGGTAGTGGATCCACCACTGGGGGCCCTGCACGTGCTCCTGCGGCGGCGAGGTCTGCACGTAGCCGTAGCCGGCGGGGCCGAGGTTCTCGGTGCACTCGCGCGCGATGGCGTTCCACGTGTACTCGAAGAGCACGGCGGTGACGTCCTTGGGGCCAGGCGCGGCGGCCTCGGCGGGATCGGCCGGCACGGTCGGACCCGCGACGAGAATGGTGGCGGCGAGCGACGCGACGGCGATTCCGACGAGTGCTCGTAAACGCTTGCGGAGCGGGGTGCCGCGGTCGGTCCCGGCGGCATTCAGGCCTGTCATGGAGCGGATTCCTTTGCAGATCTGCGGTTCCAGGCCGGGAACCCCGGAAGCCCGCGCCACTGCCGCGTCGCTGCGGCAGCCGCGTCACGACGACGACTGCCCCCCAAGATAGGGACGGGTCGGGAACCGCGCAAGAGTTCGGCGCCGCAATGTTGCAAGCGCTTGCATTAACGCGGCCTCGCGCGATAGCGTCGCACCCAATGTCGGTGGCACGTCGTCGTGCCGGGAATCGGGAGTCAAGGATGACGCAACGCGCGCGCGTTCGAAGGTGGTTGGCAGCGGGACTGACGGGCGCGGTCGCGGCATCCGTCATCGCCCTGGTCCCCACGATGGGAGCGGCATCCGCCGAGGGCGACACGTTCGCCCTGGTCGGCTCGCTGCAGTCCGAGCTGGGCTGTTCGGAGGACTGGCAGCCCGCGTGCGAGGCCACGCACCTGCTCCCGACCGACACCGCCGGCGTCTACGCCGCGGAGTTCACGGTGCCCGCGGGCTCCTGGGAGTACAAGGTCGCCGCGAACGACTCGTGGGATGCCTCGTGGGGCCTGAACGGCGGCGGCGACAACATCCCGCTCACCGTCGCGGGCGACACCCGCGTGCGCGTCGTGTTCGACGACGCCCAGAAGCGCGTCGGGCTCGAGCTGCTCGACACGCGCGGCGCCTATGACGACGCGGCTGACGGCGGCCTCGTGGCCGCGCCTGCCCGCCAGCCGGGCAGCGACGAGAACTTCTACTTCGTCATGACCGACCGCTTCGCGAACGGCGACCCCGCCAACGACCAGGGCGGCCTCGAGGGCGACCGCATGGTCACCGGGTTCGACCCGACCGACAAGGGCTTCTACCAGGGCGGCGACATCCAGGGCCTGCGCGACCGGCTCGACTACATCGACGGGCTCGGCACCA from Agromyces aurantiacus includes these protein-coding regions:
- a CDS encoding carbohydrate binding domain-containing protein, with product MTGLNAAGTDRGTPLRKRLRALVGIAVASLAATILVAGPTVPADPAEAAAPGPKDVTAVLFEYTWNAIARECTENLGPAGYGYVQTSPPQEHVQGPQWWIHYQPVSYRVESRLGTRAEFKAMVDTCHAAGVKVIADAVINHMSGDSDGGVGWAGSAYQHYDYPGTYQSQDFHSCRRDIANYQDRWEVQECNLVNLADLNTGSSYVQGRIAAYLNDLVSLGVDGFRIDAVKHIAATDMQGILSRVNDRARMYVVQEVIRANEPIQPEEYTSLGDIHEFAFARKLKEAFGGRTLNWLISGSGIGPTWSGFLPNANAAVFVDNHDTERNGETLNYKDGAAYDLAQVFTLAWNYGSPSVHSGYAFSNTDAGPALAGNGEVVDAVCGQNGWTCTHARTAIENMVGFRTATYGTAITDKWDNGSSAIAFGRADKGFVAINRGTAAIDRTWQTSLPAGQYCNVIAGLPTASGCSAGGVITVDSSGRFTASVGADTALALHAGAKAGGSGTTPPPSGSTMTVYYASTKGWTNHYVHYRVGSGTWTTVPGAQMGAACTGWVSKIIDLGSATGITAAFNNGSGSWDNNGGADYALAGPVAAVNNGVVSSTNPCAAQPTTTTVYYATGWSTANIHYQVGSGSWTAVPGVAMANACAGWKVRTIDLGGATGVTAAFNNGSGSWDNNGGKDYAIGAGVMKVQNGTVSAGNPCS